In the Alteromonas sp. M12 genome, one interval contains:
- the rpmA gene encoding 50S ribosomal protein L27 gives MAHKKAGGSTNNGRDSESKRLGVKRFGGESVLAGNIIVRQRGTRFHPGDNMGIGKDHTLFALSDGKVEFGVKGPKNRKYVSIVAE, from the coding sequence ATGGCACATAAAAAGGCGGGTGGTAGTACTAATAACGGTCGTGACTCAGAAAGTAAACGTTTAGGTGTTAAGCGTTTCGGTGGCGAGTCAGTATTAGCTGGTAATATCATTGTTCGTCAGCGTGGAACTCGTTTCCACCCTGGAGATAATATGGGTATCGGTAAAGACCACACTCTTTTCGCATTGTCTGATGGCAAAGTTGAATTTGGTGTTAAAGGTCCTAAGAACCGCAAATATGTAAGCATCGTTGCAGAGTAA
- the rplU gene encoding 50S ribosomal protein L21, which yields MYAVFQSGGKQHRVAEGQTVRLEKIEVAPGEAVEFDNVLMVSNGDDVKIGMPYVDGGKVTAEVVSHGRGDKIKIVKFRRRKHSRKTQGHRQWFTEVKITGINA from the coding sequence ATGTACGCGGTTTTCCAAAGTGGTGGTAAACAACACCGTGTGGCCGAAGGCCAAACCGTTCGTCTTGAGAAAATCGAAGTCGCACCGGGTGAAGCGGTTGAGTTCGATAATGTCTTGATGGTTAGTAATGGTGATGATGTAAAAATTGGTATGCCTTATGTTGATGGCGGCAAAGTAACTGCTGAAGTAGTTTCTCATGGTCGTGGTGACAAGATTAAAATTGTCAAATTCCGTCGTCGTAAGCATTCTCGTAAGACCCAAGGTCATCGTCAGTGGTTCACGGAAGTGAAAATCACTGGTATAAACGCTTAA
- the ispB gene encoding octaprenyl diphosphate synthase yields MDLNNIRRLADPDMQAVNALIQSQVNSDVALINQLGFYIVNSGGKRIRPLITVLAARAVGIENQQHHTLAAIIEFIHTATLLHDDVVDESTMRRGRETANELFGNQASVLVGDFLYTRSFQMMVDLKRMRVMEILSSATNVIAEGEVMQLMNCNDPNTSEESYMEVIYSKTARLFEAATLLAAVITDQTPEIEQAMQDYGRYLGTAFQLVDDILDYAADSDEMGKNVGDDLAEGKPTLPLLYAMWNGNEKQKALIKEAIELNNGMESLDEILAAMEQTGSLVYTKQKALQAANQAIEALAPLPDSDYKKALIGLANISVERAA; encoded by the coding sequence ATGGACTTAAATAACATACGCCGTCTTGCTGATCCTGACATGCAAGCTGTTAACGCCTTAATCCAATCCCAAGTGAATTCAGATGTGGCATTAATAAATCAATTGGGATTCTACATTGTTAACAGTGGCGGTAAAAGAATACGTCCACTTATTACGGTGCTTGCCGCCCGTGCAGTAGGCATTGAAAACCAGCAGCATCACACACTAGCAGCGATTATTGAATTTATTCATACTGCGACTCTATTACACGACGATGTAGTAGATGAGTCCACGATGCGAAGAGGAAGAGAAACAGCGAACGAACTTTTTGGCAATCAAGCCAGTGTGTTGGTAGGTGACTTTTTGTACACCCGTTCATTTCAAATGATGGTCGACTTAAAGCGTATGCGAGTGATGGAGATTCTTTCATCTGCGACAAATGTTATCGCTGAAGGTGAAGTCATGCAATTGATGAATTGCAATGATCCCAACACCAGTGAAGAAAGCTACATGGAAGTCATTTATAGTAAAACTGCACGCTTATTTGAAGCTGCTACTCTTTTAGCTGCCGTGATCACCGATCAAACGCCTGAAATTGAGCAAGCTATGCAAGATTACGGACGCTACTTAGGCACAGCATTCCAGTTAGTTGATGATATTCTTGATTATGCCGCTGATAGCGACGAAATGGGTAAAAATGTAGGGGATGATTTAGCAGAAGGCAAACCCACTTTACCTCTGCTTTATGCTATGTGGAACGGTAATGAGAAACAAAAAGCCCTTATCAAAGAAGCAATTGAACTAAACAACGGCATGGAAAGTCTAGACGAGATTCTAGCCGCCATGGAACAAACTGGTTCATTGGTTTACACCAAACAAAAAGCGCTGCAAGCAGCTAATCAAGCAATTGAAGCCTTAGCGCCATTGCCTGATTCAGATTACAAAAAAGCACTTATTGGTTTGGCAAATATATCTGTAGAACGCGCCGCTTAA
- the pepQ gene encoding Xaa-Pro dipeptidase: MHTLSELYPSHIIEMQKRTKEALLREGIDGLIIHSGQSKRMFLDDNHYPFHVNPQFKAWVPIIDNPNCWLVVNGVDKPKLIFYRPKDFWHKVPPEPTDFWASEFDIVLLTQADAVEKHLPYDKKKYAYIGEYLEVARALGFDMVNPDRVLHYLHYYRAYKTDYELLCMREANQLAVKGHLAAEQAFRAGMSEFNINQAYLKAVKQGDNQVPYNNIVALNENAAILHYMEQEIAAPTKSRSFLIDAGASFHGYAADITRTYSQQDDRFAELVAAMDEVTLKLIDLLKPGVAYTEVHLAAHKYIAELLNRFNIVNLSADDILQNGITKTFFPHGIGHFLGLQVHDVAGHVADDRGTPNPPPEAHPFLRTTRIIESRQVFTIEPGLYFIDSLLADLRATEQSKYLNWDVIDAFRPFGGIRIEDNIIVHRDRNENMTREMGLN, from the coding sequence ATGCATACACTTTCTGAATTATATCCCAGCCACATTATTGAAATGCAAAAGCGAACTAAAGAAGCTTTGCTGCGTGAGGGCATAGATGGCTTGATTATCCACTCTGGTCAAAGCAAGCGAATGTTTTTGGATGATAATCATTACCCATTTCATGTTAACCCTCAATTTAAAGCTTGGGTGCCGATAATTGATAATCCAAACTGTTGGTTGGTCGTAAATGGTGTTGATAAGCCCAAGTTGATTTTTTATCGACCTAAAGATTTCTGGCATAAGGTGCCGCCAGAACCTACTGACTTTTGGGCGTCTGAATTTGATATAGTGTTATTGACTCAGGCGGATGCCGTAGAAAAACATCTGCCGTACGACAAGAAGAAGTATGCTTACATTGGGGAATATTTAGAGGTCGCCAGAGCGTTAGGCTTTGATATGGTAAACCCTGATAGAGTCTTACATTATTTACATTATTATCGTGCTTATAAAACAGATTATGAATTGCTGTGTATGCGTGAGGCAAATCAATTAGCAGTTAAAGGACATTTAGCTGCTGAACAGGCGTTTAGAGCTGGCATGTCTGAGTTTAATATTAATCAAGCTTACTTAAAGGCGGTGAAGCAAGGCGACAATCAAGTGCCATATAACAACATAGTCGCGCTAAATGAAAACGCCGCGATATTGCATTATATGGAGCAAGAAATCGCTGCCCCCACTAAATCTCGTTCATTTTTAATTGATGCAGGCGCAAGTTTCCATGGGTACGCTGCAGATATTACACGTACTTACAGTCAGCAAGATGATCGTTTTGCCGAGTTAGTCGCTGCAATGGATGAGGTTACTCTCAAATTGATTGACCTATTAAAGCCAGGTGTGGCTTATACTGAAGTGCACTTAGCTGCCCACAAATACATTGCTGAGTTGTTGAACCGTTTTAATATTGTTAACTTGTCTGCAGACGATATTTTGCAAAATGGCATAACCAAGACCTTTTTCCCCCACGGTATCGGCCACTTTTTGGGGTTACAAGTTCATGATGTGGCTGGACATGTAGCGGATGATCGCGGTACGCCTAATCCTCCTCCTGAAGCGCATCCATTCCTACGTACTACTCGTATTATCGAATCAAGACAAGTCTTCACAATTGAACCTGGTTTATATTTCATAGATAGTTTATTGGCAGATTTACGTGCTACTGAACAGTCCAAATACCTAAATTGGGATGTGATTGATGCTTTTAGACCCTTCGGTGGAATTCGTATTGAGGACAATATAATTGTGCATCGCGACCGGAATGAAAATATGACCAGAGAAATGGGCTTAAATTAG
- a CDS encoding transglycosylase SLT domain-containing protein — protein sequence MNYFFRNVFLVLAVFWVFSTHLQAQTSASAVDDALAHQRNVFKALENMVAKPNSAEYRRLREQLKGYPLEPYIEQQTLKAHPYLANQDKIDTFLAQYEGSPLDRSLRYKWLTYLKNKNYADLYMQYFRPTSNVELTCQYLTYQLADPANRESVFKKASELWVVGKSQPNECDKVFAAWTQAGFRTQERVLKRLALAGNGGSHTLIPYLKTLLPVEQQYLADLWLRVRRSPNYVSHLSKFPKKHPELELDIIQYGLGRLIWRDEELAIKTWQSVLKKFDVEQSRQYDLAGKFAVALAISEHQKADEWLEKASHENADEQLFRWHLAHVLKTGNWQHALEVIEQMPEKNSTELSARYWQARALEKMNAVESANQNYQWLAKQRHYYGFLASGKLAQTPQIIDRPLEFDKQTLNHIANMDSAKRAYEFLQLERFTSARREWFHLQSQLNQQQKLVSAVLADSWGWHDRAIYGFSNTGYLDDIKRRFPMAYREELVNHSEANQVDPAWAFAVARRESSFMADANSSAGAKGLMQLLPGTARYLAKKQLKTNVLFDPDINAGYGTQYLRYLMDKMDNNPVLATASYNAGWRRVQKWIPKDHSVDMDVWIETIPYKETRNYVKAVLAYQQIYAMQLGKKSPLFNELANMQLGGQTL from the coding sequence ATGAACTATTTTTTCCGAAATGTCTTTTTAGTGCTCGCCGTTTTTTGGGTTTTCAGCACTCACCTGCAAGCACAAACGTCGGCGTCTGCCGTTGACGATGCTTTAGCGCATCAACGAAACGTGTTTAAAGCGCTAGAAAATATGGTGGCCAAACCTAACTCTGCGGAATATCGCCGTTTAAGGGAACAATTAAAAGGCTATCCGTTAGAACCTTACATTGAGCAGCAAACTCTCAAAGCCCATCCATATTTAGCTAATCAAGACAAAATAGATACTTTTTTAGCCCAATATGAAGGTTCTCCTTTAGACCGATCGTTGCGTTATAAATGGTTAACCTATTTAAAAAATAAAAATTATGCTGATTTATACATGCAGTATTTTCGACCCACCTCGAATGTGGAGCTCACCTGTCAGTATTTAACGTATCAATTAGCCGATCCTGCGAATCGTGAAAGCGTATTTAAAAAAGCATCTGAACTTTGGGTAGTGGGTAAATCACAGCCAAATGAATGTGATAAGGTTTTTGCTGCTTGGACGCAAGCTGGTTTTAGAACCCAAGAACGGGTTTTGAAGCGGTTGGCGTTGGCTGGAAATGGCGGTAGTCATACCCTGATTCCTTACTTAAAGACGCTGTTACCGGTTGAACAGCAATATTTAGCTGACTTGTGGTTACGGGTCCGTCGATCGCCCAACTATGTTAGCCATTTATCTAAATTCCCTAAAAAACACCCAGAATTAGAACTGGATATTATTCAGTATGGTTTAGGACGCCTAATTTGGCGAGATGAAGAGCTTGCGATTAAAACTTGGCAATCGGTACTCAAAAAATTCGATGTTGAGCAAAGTCGGCAGTATGATCTTGCTGGCAAATTTGCGGTGGCTTTAGCGATTTCTGAACATCAAAAAGCCGATGAGTGGCTCGAAAAAGCCAGCCATGAAAATGCCGACGAACAGTTATTTCGCTGGCACTTAGCGCACGTGTTGAAAACCGGAAATTGGCAACATGCATTGGAAGTGATAGAACAGATGCCGGAAAAAAATAGCACTGAACTGAGTGCTAGATATTGGCAGGCCCGAGCTTTGGAAAAAATGAATGCCGTTGAAAGTGCGAATCAAAATTACCAATGGTTGGCAAAGCAACGCCATTATTACGGTTTTTTAGCTAGTGGTAAGTTAGCGCAAACACCGCAAATTATAGATCGTCCGTTGGAATTTGATAAACAAACCTTAAACCATATTGCCAATATGGATTCGGCGAAACGGGCTTACGAGTTTCTTCAATTGGAACGCTTTACTTCTGCACGTCGAGAATGGTTTCATCTGCAATCGCAGCTAAATCAACAGCAAAAACTGGTATCTGCGGTTTTAGCCGATAGTTGGGGCTGGCATGACCGGGCCATTTATGGTTTTTCTAATACCGGGTATTTAGATGATATTAAACGACGTTTTCCAATGGCCTATCGCGAGGAGTTAGTTAATCATTCTGAGGCCAATCAAGTTGATCCTGCTTGGGCGTTTGCCGTTGCCCGCAGAGAAAGTTCGTTTATGGCAGACGCGAACTCCAGTGCTGGCGCAAAAGGACTGATGCAACTATTACCTGGTACGGCTCGTTATTTGGCAAAAAAACAACTCAAAACCAACGTGCTTTTTGATCCTGATATTAACGCCGGCTATGGCACTCAGTATTTACGTTACTTAATGGACAAAATGGATAATAATCCGGTGCTTGCCACAGCGTCTTACAATGCTGGCTGGCGACGAGTGCAGAAATGGATCCCCAAAGATCACAGTGTAGATATGGATGTTTGGATTGAAACCATACCTTATAAAGAAACCCGCAACTATGTGAAAGCAGTTTTAGCTTATCAGCAAATTTATGCAATGCAGTTAGGTAAAAAGTCACCATTATTCAATGAACTAGCGAATATGCAACTGGGTGGGCAAACGTTATAA
- the fadB gene encoding fatty acid oxidation complex subunit alpha FadB has protein sequence MIFEGKSLCAKLLENGLAELVFDAQGSVNKFDQQTVNELDQATQALAKNSDIKGLLVRSAKSTFIVGADITEFTSLFDMPQEKVLDWVAKTSQVFDRFEDLPFPTVAAINGFALGGGCEMTLACDLRVADTTASIGLPEVKLGLMPGFGGTVRLPRLIGSDNALEWMTTGRDRKAAKALAEGAVDSVVAPEHLIEAGKSILLDAIAGKFDWQARRAQKKAPLTLGKNEALMSFSTAKAMVAAQAGKHYPAPHMMVDTVTKAAGLDREGALKLENEGFTQLAKSDEAKAQVGIFLADQLVKSKGKKQAKASTKEIKRTAVLGAGIMGGGIAYQSAVKGTPVIMKDIAQPALDLGLNEAAKILGKGMQRGKVDAAKMASTLNNIVPTLEYSAIKEVDLVIEAVVENPKIKGIVLKETEQAVADDAIICSNTSTISINQLAKSLDKPERFCGMHFFNPVHKMPLVEIIRGEKTSEETINTVVAATLKMGKTPIVVNDCPGFLVNRVLFPYFAGFSKIVLDGADFVAVDKVMEKIFGWPMGPAYLLDVVGMDTADHASSVMSDGIPERMQKIGDDPVTVMYKAERLGQKNGKGFYNFGVDKRGRPSKTAAPEAYELIKPICAETKDFDKDEIIARLMIPMANEMIRCLEEGIVGSAAEADMALLYGLGFPPFRGGVFRYIETMGLSNFVALADKYAHLGPIYQITDGVREMAASGKSYFQLSA, from the coding sequence ATGATTTTTGAAGGCAAAAGCCTTTGCGCGAAATTACTGGAAAATGGCCTCGCAGAACTGGTGTTTGATGCACAAGGTTCTGTGAACAAGTTTGACCAGCAAACCGTAAATGAATTAGATCAAGCAACCCAAGCATTAGCTAAAAATAGTGATATTAAAGGTCTTCTAGTTCGTTCAGCCAAATCTACTTTTATCGTTGGTGCAGACATCACCGAATTTACTAGTTTATTTGATATGCCCCAAGAAAAAGTGCTTGATTGGGTAGCTAAAACTTCTCAAGTATTTGATCGATTTGAAGATTTACCTTTCCCTACAGTCGCAGCAATAAATGGTTTCGCACTAGGTGGCGGTTGTGAAATGACGTTAGCTTGTGACTTACGTGTTGCCGACACCACAGCCAGTATAGGTTTACCGGAAGTAAAATTAGGGTTAATGCCTGGTTTTGGTGGCACGGTTCGCCTGCCACGTCTGATAGGCTCAGATAACGCCCTTGAATGGATGACCACAGGTCGCGACAGAAAAGCAGCGAAAGCCTTAGCTGAGGGAGCTGTTGATAGCGTAGTGGCACCAGAGCATTTAATTGAAGCAGGTAAAAGTATTTTATTAGATGCGATTGCTGGCAAATTTGACTGGCAAGCACGACGAGCTCAAAAGAAAGCACCACTTACACTTGGTAAAAATGAAGCCCTAATGAGCTTCTCAACGGCTAAAGCTATGGTCGCCGCCCAAGCAGGGAAACATTATCCTGCACCTCATATGATGGTTGATACGGTAACTAAAGCCGCAGGCCTTGACCGCGAAGGTGCGTTGAAGCTTGAAAATGAAGGTTTCACTCAGTTAGCAAAATCTGATGAAGCAAAAGCACAAGTTGGAATTTTCCTTGCCGATCAGTTAGTAAAAAGTAAAGGCAAAAAACAAGCAAAAGCTTCTACTAAAGAAATTAAACGAACAGCGGTATTAGGTGCAGGTATCATGGGTGGCGGAATAGCTTACCAGTCTGCAGTTAAAGGCACGCCTGTGATCATGAAAGACATCGCCCAACCGGCATTGGATCTAGGCTTAAATGAAGCAGCCAAAATCTTAGGCAAAGGTATGCAACGTGGCAAAGTCGATGCAGCCAAGATGGCCTCAACCTTAAACAATATCGTGCCTACTCTAGAATACTCAGCCATTAAAGAGGTGGACTTGGTAATAGAAGCCGTTGTTGAGAACCCTAAGATCAAAGGCATTGTATTGAAAGAAACAGAGCAAGCAGTAGCAGACGATGCGATCATTTGTTCTAACACTTCAACAATTTCCATCAACCAATTAGCCAAGAGCTTAGACAAGCCTGAACGCTTTTGTGGCATGCATTTCTTTAATCCAGTGCACAAAATGCCATTGGTTGAGATCATTCGTGGCGAAAAAACCTCTGAAGAAACCATTAATACAGTTGTAGCTGCCACTCTAAAAATGGGTAAAACACCCATTGTGGTTAATGATTGTCCAGGATTCTTAGTCAATCGTGTTTTATTCCCGTACTTTGCAGGTTTCAGCAAAATTGTCCTCGATGGGGCTGATTTTGTTGCCGTTGATAAAGTAATGGAAAAAATCTTCGGTTGGCCAATGGGTCCAGCATATTTGTTGGACGTTGTTGGTATGGACACTGCTGACCACGCCTCAAGTGTGATGTCAGACGGTATACCTGAACGTATGCAGAAAATTGGCGATGATCCAGTCACTGTTATGTATAAAGCTGAGCGACTTGGGCAAAAGAACGGCAAAGGTTTCTATAACTTTGGCGTAGATAAACGTGGTCGCCCTAGTAAAACAGCAGCACCAGAAGCCTATGAGTTAATCAAACCTATTTGTGCCGAAACAAAAGACTTCGACAAAGATGAGATCATTGCGCGCTTAATGATTCCAATGGCCAATGAAATGATTCGTTGTCTAGAAGAAGGCATAGTAGGCAGTGCAGCTGAGGCTGATATGGCACTACTTTACGGCTTGGGCTTCCCACCGTTTAGAGGTGGCGTGTTCCGCTACATTGAAACAATGGGATTGAGTAATTTTGTTGCCTTAGCGGATAAATACGCGCATTTAGGGCCGATTTACCAAATCACTGACGGCGTTCGCGAAATGGCCGCTTCTGGTAAATCTTACTTTCAACTTTCAGCCTAA
- the fadA gene encoding acetyl-CoA C-acyltransferase FadA, whose protein sequence is MKDVVVIDCIRTPMGRSKGGIFRNVRAETLSAHLMTKLLERNPGVDPSEIEDIIWGCVQQTKEQGFNVARNAQLLTQIPRTTAAVTVNRLCGSSMQALHDAAKGIMTGMGDVYMIGGVEHMGHVPMNFNLDFHPGLAKYTAKASGNMGMTAELLGRQNGITREMQDAFGARSHQLAHKAHLEGRWNEIVATEGHDANGVLKLIEADEVIRPDSTIETMAALRPVFDPVNGTVTAGTSSAISDGASAMLLMSAERAKALGLTPRAKIRSMAVAGCDAAIMGFGPVPATKKALQRAGMTMDDIELAEFNEAFAAQALSCIKQLGWIDTYEDKVNLNGGAIALGHPLGCSGSRISTTLLNLMEANDKSVGLATMCIGLGQGIATVFERV, encoded by the coding sequence ATGAAAGACGTTGTTGTTATTGATTGCATTCGTACCCCTATGGGTCGTTCTAAAGGCGGTATTTTCCGTAACGTAAGAGCAGAAACTTTATCTGCTCATTTGATGACGAAATTATTGGAGCGCAACCCTGGTGTTGACCCAAGTGAAATTGAAGACATCATTTGGGGATGCGTACAGCAAACCAAAGAACAAGGTTTTAACGTTGCTCGTAACGCGCAACTATTGACCCAAATACCACGCACAACGGCTGCTGTGACAGTAAACCGTTTATGTGGTTCATCGATGCAAGCTCTTCACGATGCCGCTAAAGGTATCATGACTGGCATGGGCGATGTATACATGATTGGTGGTGTTGAACACATGGGTCATGTACCCATGAACTTCAACCTAGATTTTCACCCTGGCTTAGCCAAATATACTGCCAAAGCATCTGGCAACATGGGTATGACAGCTGAATTACTAGGTAGACAAAACGGCATTACCCGTGAAATGCAAGATGCCTTTGGTGCTCGTTCGCATCAGTTAGCACATAAAGCGCACTTAGAAGGTCGCTGGAATGAAATTGTGGCAACTGAAGGCCATGACGCTAATGGAGTATTGAAACTCATTGAGGCTGATGAAGTGATTCGTCCAGATTCCACTATCGAAACTATGGCGGCACTTCGCCCGGTATTTGATCCCGTAAATGGAACCGTTACAGCTGGTACTTCATCAGCGATATCGGATGGGGCCTCTGCGATGTTACTTATGTCTGCCGAACGCGCTAAAGCCCTTGGTTTAACACCTAGAGCTAAAATTCGTTCGATGGCAGTAGCTGGCTGTGATGCAGCGATTATGGGCTTTGGTCCAGTTCCGGCAACCAAAAAAGCACTTCAGCGTGCCGGTATGACCATGGACGATATTGAATTGGCTGAATTTAATGAAGCCTTTGCAGCCCAAGCACTGTCATGTATTAAACAGTTGGGTTGGATCGATACTTACGAAGACAAAGTTAACCTTAATGGTGGTGCAATCGCACTAGGTCACCCTCTTGGTTGCTCCGGTTCACGTATTTCCACAACCTTGCTTAATCTAATGGAAGCTAACGACAAGTCTGTTGGTCTAGCCACTATGTGTATTGGCCTTGGTCAAGGTATAGCTACTGTGTTTGAACGGGTTTAA
- a CDS encoding alpha/beta fold hydrolase — protein MKIHFTLFVMLMSFATFNTFASSCKDAVVLVHGNTASPDSWDNTYELLLDAGYSSSEIFRPDWGSKSCAVCNNHSGSEETPVNQAITNAIASSCTGKIDVIGHSMGVTLAAQQISKLAVSSSVDTFVGIAGAVRGLWSCGVYPFNVWNSTCGYYGLSVQSPFLDSLYGTPLGAKVYSIKSNIDQIVCSTGVCSVGGVHSSSIWNEDASYTYVLGHFGLQTDTANQQVNLIQ, from the coding sequence ATGAAAATTCATTTTACTTTGTTCGTAATGTTAATGTCGTTTGCCACTTTTAATACATTTGCAAGCAGTTGCAAAGATGCTGTTGTGCTAGTGCATGGAAATACTGCCTCTCCGGATAGCTGGGACAATACCTATGAGCTGTTGCTCGATGCTGGTTATTCATCGTCAGAAATATTTCGCCCAGATTGGGGATCAAAATCCTGTGCAGTTTGTAATAATCACTCTGGGAGTGAAGAAACACCAGTGAATCAAGCCATCACCAATGCCATAGCAAGTTCTTGTACGGGGAAAATTGATGTTATTGGCCATTCCATGGGAGTCACATTAGCAGCTCAACAGATTTCTAAATTAGCGGTATCGAGCAGTGTAGATACATTTGTTGGTATTGCAGGAGCTGTGCGTGGACTTTGGTCATGCGGCGTTTATCCATTTAATGTTTGGAATTCTACTTGCGGATATTATGGGTTGTCGGTGCAAAGTCCGTTTCTAGATAGCCTCTACGGTACGCCTTTAGGTGCTAAAGTATACTCCATAAAAAGCAACATCGATCAGATAGTGTGTAGCACAGGTGTTTGTTCTGTGGGGGGCGTTCATAGCAGCAGTATTTGGAATGAAGACGCAAGTTATACCTATGTGTTAGGGCATTTTGGATTACAAACTGATACGGCTAATCAACAAGTAAACTTGATTCAGTAA
- a CDS encoding DUF2178 domain-containing protein — MNTIKNDSQNIKQRGKSATKQLFVWTSCWVLSLALVAFGPKFFWDYATTFTLIAIFINLGFGFKMIIANKQHLICMDEMQRKIQLEAMAISLGVSMVFGAMYGLLEAVRLISHSPNPSNILFVMGISYGIAVAIGYRRYM, encoded by the coding sequence ATGAATACCATAAAAAACGACTCTCAAAATATTAAGCAACGAGGGAAATCAGCGACAAAGCAACTTTTCGTTTGGACATCTTGTTGGGTATTAAGCTTGGCGTTAGTGGCATTTGGCCCCAAATTTTTTTGGGACTATGCAACGACTTTCACGCTTATTGCTATTTTCATCAACCTTGGATTTGGTTTCAAAATGATAATCGCAAATAAACAACATTTAATCTGTATGGATGAAATGCAACGGAAGATACAATTGGAAGCGATGGCAATCTCATTGGGTGTAAGTATGGTCTTTGGAGCCATGTACGGATTGTTAGAAGCAGTACGCCTAATATCTCACTCTCCTAACCCGTCTAATATTTTATTTGTCATGGGGATAAGTTACGGCATTGCAGTGGCCATTGGTTATAGGAGATACATGTGA
- a CDS encoding helix-turn-helix transcriptional regulator, with protein sequence MKNRLKVLRAERDWTQADLADALDVSRQTINAIEKGKFDPSLPLAFKAARLFSMPIEEIFDDEYSD encoded by the coding sequence GTGAAAAATCGTCTAAAAGTATTGCGGGCTGAGCGTGACTGGACGCAAGCTGATTTAGCCGATGCATTAGATGTATCTCGGCAGACTATAAACGCAATTGAGAAAGGTAAATTTGATCCCAGTTTACCTTTGGCGTTTAAAGCTGCGAGGCTTTTTAGTATGCCCATTGAAGAAATATTTGATGATGAATATTCAGATTAA
- a CDS encoding YitT family protein has translation MPFPTHRFYEDVLALFSAGIFVSLGVVFFGTQGILTGGSAGIAIIGTHFVPFSFGVVFFVVNIPFYFLAWTKLSKRFTVNTFISVTLVSLMTEYMDHFIVISDLNPVFAATVGGMLIGIGMLIMFRHKSSLGGLGILALYLQNKFNLRAGHIGLVADCIILLSSLLMFEFNIVVLSVLGAVTLNILIAVNHIPGRYTATKKVKKKQPEATAQQELMFDETIQSSGN, from the coding sequence ATGCCATTCCCTACACACCGATTCTACGAAGATGTTTTGGCACTTTTCAGTGCAGGTATATTCGTATCCTTAGGCGTTGTATTTTTCGGAACTCAGGGAATTTTAACGGGTGGTAGTGCGGGAATCGCAATCATAGGAACACATTTTGTACCCTTTAGTTTTGGTGTTGTGTTCTTTGTCGTCAACATCCCTTTTTATTTTTTAGCATGGACAAAGCTCAGTAAACGTTTCACCGTCAATACCTTTATCTCGGTAACTTTGGTGTCGCTAATGACAGAATATATGGATCACTTTATTGTCATTTCTGATCTTAACCCAGTGTTTGCGGCAACTGTAGGCGGCATGCTCATCGGTATTGGCATGTTGATCATGTTTAGACATAAATCAAGCCTAGGTGGGCTGGGAATTTTAGCTCTTTATCTGCAAAATAAATTTAATCTTCGAGCTGGTCACATTGGTTTAGTGGCTGATTGTATTATTCTGTTGTCATCGCTGTTGATGTTTGAATTCAATATCGTTGTATTGTCAGTTTTAGGCGCAGTTACGTTAAATATTTTAATCGCAGTAAACCACATTCCAGGTCGATACACTGCGACTAAAAAGGTAAAGAAGAAACAACCCGAAGCGACTGCTCAGCAAGAACTCATGTTTGATGAGACAATACAGTCTTCAGGTAATTAG
- a CDS encoding VOC family protein, whose protein sequence is MNDSDIRPFHLAIPVDDLQQAERFYGEVIGCSKGRQSEQWIDWNFFGHQLVTHLVENMPSAAKPNEVDNKSVPVPHFGVVLSMQDWHALAERMQQHNTDFVIQPYVRFAGQVGEQATMFFLDPSGNALEFKAFNDLQQLFAV, encoded by the coding sequence ATGAACGACAGTGATATCCGTCCCTTTCATTTAGCTATTCCGGTCGACGATTTGCAACAAGCTGAGCGTTTTTATGGGGAGGTCATTGGTTGCTCGAAAGGACGGCAAAGCGAACAATGGATAGATTGGAATTTTTTTGGACATCAGTTGGTTACACATTTGGTTGAAAATATGCCCTCAGCAGCCAAACCCAATGAAGTGGATAATAAATCCGTTCCTGTACCGCACTTTGGCGTGGTGTTGAGTATGCAAGATTGGCACGCATTAGCTGAGCGAATGCAACAACACAATACCGATTTCGTTATTCAGCCATACGTGAGATTTGCCGGACAAGTTGGCGAACAAGCTACAATGTTCTTTCTTGATCCTAGCGGCAATGCTTTAGAATTTAAGGCGTTTAATGATTTACAACAATTGTTTGCGGTTTAA